The following are encoded together in the Nyctibius grandis isolate bNycGra1 chromosome 5, bNycGra1.pri, whole genome shotgun sequence genome:
- the REP15 gene encoding rab15 effector protein, with amino-acid sequence MGQKVSREDNQENKAETLVICEVFSQGVVHASQRLKDYLGFVDPQSKFQPATNTLSEIFLVNFISFCVEKGVEERIMTSKMTKQQSSLFGVDWIWTLSGADKQIKLQIAVQALQLAELFCSEDGPAEAVENCCREAALADEHFQNRTRFEKLAEFCRLVGQDCLGLFIVFGVPGKPKDIRGVMLDSIAKEEQKCRLSGRNALRQFVTSTDTFLPTKDMLENCLGAKNGPKEVGNVYINFL; translated from the coding sequence ATGGGCCAGAAGGTCTCGCGTGAGGACAACCAGGAGAACAAGGCTGAAACTCTAGTAATCTGTGAAGTCTTCAGCCAAGGCGTGGTCCATGCATCTCAAAGGCTGAAGGACTATCTTGGTTTTGTGGATCCTCAGAGCAAATTCCAGCCAGCCACAAACACACTGAGTGAGATCTTTTTGGTCAACTTCATCAGCTTCTGTGTGGAAAAGGGAGTGGAGGAACGTATCATGACCAGCAAAATGACCAAGCAGCAGTCCTCCCTGTTCGGGGTGGACTGGATCTGGACTCTATCTGGAGCTGACAAGCAAATCAAACTTCAGATCGCCGTGCAGGCTTTACAGCTGGCTGAGCTTTTCTGTAGTGAAGATGGCCCTGCTGAGGCGGTGGAGAACTGCTGCCGGGAGGCTGCGCTGGCAGATGAGCACTTCCAGAACAGGACCAGGTTTGAGAAGCTGGCAGAGTTCTGCCGCCTGGTGGGACAGGACTGCCTGGGCTTGTTCATTGTGTTCGGTGTGCCAGGGAAGCCCAAGGACATCCGAGGAGTCATGCTAGACAGCATTGCCAAGGAGGAGCAAAAATGCCGCCTGTCGGGCAGGAATGCACTACGGCAATTTGTCACGAGCACTGACACCTTCCTGCCCACAAAAGACATGTTGGAAAACTGCCTTGGCGCAAAAAACGGACCGAAGGAGGTGGGCAACGTGTACATCAACTTTCTGTAA